TCGTCTTCTACAGCAGTAGCTTCCCATATTATTACTGCTCGGCGTGTAATGCATTCTCCCCGTCCACCTCCTAACAATCGACCATCTGAGGAACCAACTGTTCCCCGTCAACGAACATCACCTTCTCCAGTAGCAGATCGTCGTCCATCTTTGGAAGTTGCTGATCCATCAACTTTATGGCATACCGGTACATCTGCGGACGTTAAAAGTGAGCTGTCAAATGAACCCACAGGTATGGAAGGACTTGAAACGGTGGAACAAGTGGAGGTGTCGTTGTCAGAAGATAAAGGTACTACGTATGCCGCTATTGAAAACATGGAAATGGAAGTACTTGAAACCGACGTACAATCACAAGGAGAAGCGGAAAGCTTGGAAGATTTAACGAATATGCAAGAACAACAGAATGCCGATGCACAGCAAGCTTATGATTTGATACCTGACGACGATTCGCATCAAAGCGAGTACGAAGATGAAGATATTTTGGATTCGGTTGATAAGGATGTCAATTATCAGGCACTTGCTACGAACAACATAGCAAACGTCGAAACGACAGAGAGCTTGGAAGCCGTTGACAACGTTGTTGATCAAAATACTACACGACCTGCTCAGGAAACACGACGAAGACGACGGAATAAAATCTCTGGCAGAGAGCTCTACAAATCGCTCCTGACCGAGTGCTACATCTGTGGCAAGAAGGTCGAACGCAACCGCTTGGAGGGACATATTAATCGTCACTCGGGACGCCGCCCGTACAGTTGTCCGATTGAAGGATGTTCCTCGCGATTTCACTGCAAACATGCATGCCGCTTACACGTTCGCTGTCGTCATGGATCGGAAACGTTCACTTGTGGTACATGTGGCAAAGAATACAAGGCACGTCGCGACCTTTTGGGACACATAAGAGAAACCCACGTAGAGCCGAGATTTAATTGTGACATTTGCGGAAAATTGTTCACCACAAGGTAAGCATTGAATCCCCGAATTGATGAAAACGTAACGATATTCCCTTAGatatttaatcattttgttggtttgccgatttgctttaaaattattaCTAATTTAGAAAAAGAAcaattgattaaaaaaatattttagtcTGGTAATTTCTATAATTATCAGTCTTGTCTGTTAACGTACAATTACTATATTTGTTCCCTTTTCTTTTACAACAGGTCTCGGCTGAAGCAGCATCGCTTCTATCACACAGGGGAGCGAAACTACCCATGCCATGTGTGCGAAATGCGTTTTTACAGCAACTTTCAGCTGAAGGTTCACATGAGAACGCAcacaaaatccttcccgttcgTGTGTTCTGTTTGCAATAAGAGTTTCCGCTACCGTCATATGGCAAAGGAACATGTAGTCAAGGACCATGGTATCGATAATACGCTGCAAAAAGAGTGGGTGATACAGTATCCGGAACCGGACCCGGAGGAAGTGGAGGTGGTGAACACCGAGCGGAACATCGTGCGCTATAACATCCAGCGTCTGGAGGAatcagaagaaaaagaagaattgGATGAAGGCGGAGAAGGTGTGACAATAGCTTatcaatcaaaacaattgGAGCTTCTCAAGACGCAATAGATTTTTGTCTTCGTTAAAACTGCAAGGTCGTATCGATCCGCATTAACCACGTAGtgggatagtcagtcctagcCAGAGGAGTACACCATCGGACCGCGCCAACGAATAGATTATAGCAAAAATCAATGCTATCTGGCTACGTGGAAAAACCAGTCGATACGGCCTCTTGTTAGAAGTTAGAATAAACGAGTAAAAGTAAACTTATGAAAAAacggccgttatttatttgcgcacCTAATGTTATTCGGTTTAAGGATTAACTACGTATTTCCATTGCATCAATATATCGTAAGAGCAAGGCCAAGCCACCAATAACtattaaaaacttttttttggt
The Anopheles moucheti chromosome 2, idAnoMoucSN_F20_07, whole genome shotgun sequence genome window above contains:
- the LOC128310735 gene encoding myoneurin-like isoform X1, giving the protein MDSCRLCMKLRGVKPMNVTIVRKIEVCFGIHINLEDSTLPRNICRRCTKRVNMFKEYRDFYLAVQAKLFISRSSRFLRVDMQPLVQVILSRNETPRYIHPRTQPGRDIGRRRGSNTDTSSSDSEYVGLGRPAQPTGPQLFTIRRVTHSPNHRAPPVHNRSSAEPTVSRQPASSASVAASHIITARRVMHSPHAPPNNRPSEEPTVPRKRASSSSVAAPHIITSRRATHSPRAPPNNRPSAEPTFPRQCASSSTAVASHIITARRVMHSPRPPPNNRPSEEPTVPRQRTSPSPVADRRPSLEVADPSTLWHTGTSADVKSELSNEPTGMEGLETVEQVEVSLSEDKGTTYAAIENMEMEVLETDVQSQGEAESLEDLTNMQEQQNADAQQAYDLIPDDDSHQSEYEDEDILDSVDKDVNYQALATNNIANVETTESLEAVDNVVDQNTTRPAQETRRRRRNKISGRELYKSLLTECYICGKKVERNRLEGHINRHSGRRPYSCPIEGCSSRFHCKHACRLHVRCRHGSETFTCGTCGKEYKARRDLLGHIRETHVEPRFNCDICGKLFTTRSRLKQHRFYHTGERNYPCHVCEMRFYSNFQLKVHMRTHTKSFPFVCSVCNKSFRYRHMAKEHVVKDHGIDNTLQKEWVIQYPEPDPEEVEVVNTERNIVRYNIQRLEESEEKEELDEGGEGVTIAYQSKQLELLKTQ
- the LOC128310735 gene encoding zinc finger and BTB domain-containing protein 24-like isoform X2 → MDSCRLCMKLRGVKPMNVTIVRKIEVCFGIHINLEDSTLPRNICRRCTKRVNMFKEYRDFYLAVQAKLFISRSSRFLRVDMQPLVQVILSRNETPRYIHPRTQPGRDIGRRRGSNTDTSSSDSEYVGLGRPAQPTGPQLFTIRPVASHIITARRVMHSPRPPPNNRPSEEPTVPRQRTSPSPVADRRPSLEVADPSTLWHTGTSADVKSELSNEPTGMEGLETVEQVEVSLSEDKGTTYAAIENMEMEVLETDVQSQGEAESLEDLTNMQEQQNADAQQAYDLIPDDDSHQSEYEDEDILDSVDKDVNYQALATNNIANVETTESLEAVDNVVDQNTTRPAQETRRRRRNKISGRELYKSLLTECYICGKKVERNRLEGHINRHSGRRPYSCPIEGCSSRFHCKHACRLHVRCRHGSETFTCGTCGKEYKARRDLLGHIRETHVEPRFNCDICGKLFTTRSRLKQHRFYHTGERNYPCHVCEMRFYSNFQLKVHMRTHTKSFPFVCSVCNKSFRYRHMAKEHVVKDHGIDNTLQKEWVIQYPEPDPEEVEVVNTERNIVRYNIQRLEESEEKEELDEGGEGVTIAYQSKQLELLKTQ